CTTGGCTATTTTAAGTTTACATTTCATCACAGTTGCAGTCACCACACCTACGGCCCGTTTTGACTCACCAATGATGTTGGTGAGGTAGAAGTTTTAGGAGCTACCTCATAATAAGTCCACAAGCATTAAAAAGCGGAAAAAGGAGAACTAAGCACAAAATTTTCCAATCACCAACATGTTATGAATATAGGTAGCTCTCCCTCCACACGGGAAACTTGAGAAGGATTTGTCAGCTCCATGAGTGGGAATCCCTCTGAACCTTTATATTTGCAAAGAACATGAGATGCATCGGGATGATTGTCCAAATTAACATAGTCCATCCATCTTTACATAGCAACATCCGGGTCCAATCGTCTCTGAATAGCAGCTGCAGCCTATAATAATAAAGCTTATAAATTGAGTCGAAAGATTATCAGAAATTACACGAGTACAGATTAAGTTCATTGTACCGACCTCAAAGTTTCCAATCTTGTACTGGTAAGCCATCTCCTCCCTGAGCTGAGCTTGCTCTTTCATTGCTTGTGCCTAGGAATTGAAAAAGATTTGGCAATGAGAAGGAATAATTTATCATAGATTCTTGGATTAGgagaatgaaataatttttgattgattaatAGCAAACTAACCATTCCACTCTGCATAGACCGCTTTAAAGCTTCCACCTCTTCCGCCTTTTGTTTTTCACGTTCTCGCATGAGCTCTTGCCTGAaatgtaaaaatcattttttttttgagaaaacctAACATTATGATACTCCATATTTTTTGGGTCAACCAAACTAATCTTCACATGATATTTAAGAACCAGTTCAAACTTCAAACACCAGACGCCTGGCATATATATTCAGACAatttgtttgggggggggggggggggggggggggaacagATACATGGCCATATCCCATCAATTGCATTATGCCAGTggcaaaaatgaaaatggttgcAAACAGACATTGGACAAAGTTTATAACTTATCATTTAGAGTACATCCAATGAGAACACTCTGAAAAGCTTTAACATAGTGGCTCCTTTCACAAAGGTCCATCGAAAACCATTTTAAACTTAACAACATCAGGGATCTAAAAAATATTGCCTTAATACCAGAAGAAGAACcataaaaagaaaaccaaacacATAAGACATAGGCCACTAAATGcaaggaaaatgatttaatacCTCTTAAATGATGAACCAACTTCTAATACTTGTAACCATTCCTTCACAccactttattcttttttctaaCCACCTCTCTCCCTCCACTGAAACCCCCTCCGCCCTCCTCCCCAAGAAAGAAAAGCTACGAATTGTGATAATTATTTGGGATCAAAAGAGGAAAACTCATTTGTTCCCCATCAATACTACTGATTCATTACAACTTCAGGATTTTTTTCATAGGAATTTCACGATAAATTCAATTAATGTACCAAGCTCTGAAACCTACCGTCGCTGTTCTTCATCATTGAATACCGTACGTTCTGATTGGAGGAACTTTTTGACAccttttttctgttctttttccattttgtttCTGTAATATGCGTCAAGGTTATAATACCTGCAACCACATACACTGAAGTCATTTCTTGCTACCTGTCACATTGGAGATCCATGCACGGTAAGATGATGCTATCAAGATAAGAGTTGTAGAGAGTTGTAGAGGTAAATGAGAAGGCAGAGATATTCTCTAATAAGATTAAATGTTTACTCTTTATTTCATCAACTGTGAGTGCAATGTATGCCACTAGATCAAGAAATAATTTCATCAAACTaggccttgtttgttttcacaaaccatctcatctcatcttatctataaaactttcccaaactcccacataaaatacaataaacaatacaaaagtttcaaatcccaaaacaacaacaatattaaaaaattatattctaacaatattttattcaactttcatctcatctcatatgtgcaaccaaacaaggcctaattTTGTATTGGACCAATACTATATACCTCCAAAGATGAGAAatcttatatatacataaatacatacatatatatattagtcaATTGACTCCCCATGTTATAGATTATGATTTATCCTTAAATATCTAGAGCACCCAAACTATCCTGCAAAATAAGGGAAAACAAGAAACCTAAATACGAATAGAAAAAAACTTACTTCTTGGAAGGAAAGGTAGCTGTATTATGGTCTTCCATGAACCTGTAAACAGAAGTATTGCATATTTAGATAGCATTTAAAAATTCTTGACTCGGTGCCTAAGatttaaaagggaaaataaaattttgcattGCACCGAGAAAAGGGTTCTCTCAGAACTCAACTAAATCCAATCAACAATTTCTTGTACTTACGCTTTAAACATCTGCTTCTCTTCCCAATTAGGTAAGCTTTCCAGATTCACCTGCAAAGAAATCTCCAAACATTTTTATCACATTGCAATATTCTCCATATCCTAAGTGCTATTTGAAAACCAATCGAAGTAAGGATAGTTTTGCCTCACAGTTACATTTATGAGGAAAGGATAGTTTTGCCTCACAGTTACATTTATGAGGAAATACTAAATATAAAGTACACTGACTAATACAAATTTAATCTGTTAAGTAGCGAtcaactttatttttatatttatcaaaaaaaaaagtagcgaTCAACTTTAAAAATTTCAGTATTATCGGCGTTGAATTTTAACATGCACAGGTTGATGATGCAAATGGAATTTAACTTCTACATCCAACGGGCAATTGATACCCTAAActaccaaaatttgattaagtAGTGGGAAATGGAAAACCTGTTTTACTTCTGCCAACCATGCAGTAAACTCTGGCCGTTTAGTCCTACAAAGCAAAAATATTCCTTActgataataatgataataaaacaacaacaataacattCGCACTGAAGTAACCAGTCAACAACCGATCAAAAATAATACTTCTCAACTCCTCTCCTCTcatctaatctaatcattacaactttttcaaattctcatacaaaataaaataaacaattcaaattttcaaatctcaaaataaaaataatactaatttgtAAGTAggataacaatatatatatctatcaataatttatttaattttcaactttcacctcaattcatctcatctcatcagtGAAAACAAACAAGGGTTTCTAATTTGTAAGTAGTTGTTATCTTCTGtgtacttcctgtgtacacggCTTTGCCTAGTCACATAATTAAATAAACCTTAATCTTACAAAAATCAATCGCATTTCCAAAACCATGACAACTCAGTTtccaagagaaaaataaaacgaaacagaaattttaattatgcattGCTTTCATCCTATGATAAAAATGCAAACAGGTCTGTGTTCTCCTCATCCACGTAGCCAGAAGCTACAAGGAGTACGCACAATCTTTTAAAGGTAAAAGGAGAAGATatacaaaaaatcattttttcacattttcatatCAACCAAACAGAGCACTTGCTCTTCCTagattttctcagcaaccaaacgcAAACGCCAACCAtaaacagaaaaggaaaagcCACTAACCACATATCGGTTTCTCTAATAATTCCATACTTTCCCCACAAGTTCGTCACCGGTCCTTtcttccctctctccctcttctccttctgcttcttctttcgtttctctttcctctttttctcttcttccttctctttccttctcctcttctctttttcttttctcctccttttccgctccctctcctcctctctctttttcctctccctcctcttcctcctcctcctctctccCTCGTTCTCACTCTTAGAATCCGAATCCAAGCCACTCTCCTCCGATTCCGAACCAGAATCGTCCGACTCGGAATCAGAATCCGAGTCCTCTTCGCTACTGTAACGGCTTCGAGACTTCCTCTTTCTACTCTCTAGTTTAGCGTGATTTTTGCCATCTCTCTTACCCTCCGATTCGGAACTTTCACGAGCTTTCCTTCGAGACCTGCTCCGGTCTTCCCTGGAATCAGAATCAGATTCCGAATAGGAATCCTCTCGTCGTCTCCTGGATTTTCTTTTCGAAGGAGCTTCGGCCTTTTCTTCTCCTCGTCCTCCTCCTCCAGGGAGTTCTCGCTTTTCTAGTAGCGCAGAGTTTCCATCTCTGCCCATTTTCGCTACGGTTTCGAAGATTTTATTGAGAAATGGGAGAGAGAAACAGAGCAGAGGTGGATTTATTTATATCGGTATCTGATAATGGGCTTAAGCAGAAGACTAGCCCAAATTGATATAAATTGATCCTTTTCAGGGATCGGCCCACTCCAAGCCGCTCCACTGGTAAATTTGTGGTGGGCTTTTTCGTTGTACAATATAGGCCAACAGGTGAACCAATGGGCTTCTCGTTGTCCTCCTGAACCATTCATTTTTAGCTCTGAGTTTTGTTGTTTGCAAGCAAATGATAGATATCTCAACAGTCAACACGCTGCTTATCGTGAGattcattatatttattaaaataaataaaatattaatattttttattattgtaaaatccACTTTAATAATAGGATATGTCAAAAAATAAGCTTTCAAATAGATTTTGTCTTTTCGTTTTAGGTTCAATATATGGTTGAATTTCATAGATAGGTCGCATTCAATATACAAAATTTACACccccaaaaatattaaataattcaatGATTTTCACATTTTCCAAAAGGCATTAAACGGAAATGAAACCAAAGAACCTGAGTGCACAATGTTAGGAATTAGGATGCCGTTAAGTGCAAAcgaaatccaaacaaaattgGTAAGATTTCGGATCAATTACTTCAAGGTTCATTTTGTAAGCATCCCTGCCGATGTGTAGAAATATTGTTACATAATGTCAGCATGGCACTTCAAAAGCTTAATTTTCAAGTGAGACCTTCAGATCTAGTAGCTTCACTTGCCCACTGAAATTTTAGGAGTTTGGCAATGAATTGCAGATTAATGAGCCATAATCAAGCAAGAGCATCCATCAATAGCCGTCAGccattttagattttttctGTCTTGAGCTTAGAATCGTTTCTGTTTCCTCATTTTCTTCTATCTCATCAGCTTTCATTTTCTCTAAAATCCCATCCACATCTTTCCCACCTCTGATATAAGCCCTGATCAAGGCATGGTACATTTCCCTATCCATTGGAATAACGGTCTTTAAGGAGTTCAGAAAAGCTTCTACTTCTTCAATGTCTCCTCTATCGCTAAGCCAACTCAATACGCTTGAAATCACTCTAGCTTTAGGTCTCCATCCTTTATTTTCCTCCCTTACAGCCAGAGCTTCCTTGATGCATTCAAACGCCTTCTCCATATTTTGGTTATCTACATAACCCGCTGCAAGAATAGCCCAACTATTTGGAATTGGAGTCTTCCCTTTCTTCACCATGTCCTGAAGCACGGCTTTGGCTTTTTCCATCAATCCCTTCTGACAATATCCAATCAGGAGGACATTGGGCACACGGAAATCATAACAGTAGCAAGATGACTCCCACTCCTTGAGcaatttttctgtttcttcAAACTCCCCAAGCTTCACTAGAGAACCCAGCATGGTAATATAATCCCTGTTGACTTGCTTCTTGCACTTGGATTTTTCAAGGCTCCACAATCTCATCATCTCATCTTTATTTCCAATATGCGCATAAAGTGAAATCAAATGATTATATCCAAGTGCATTTTTATTTACCTTCTCTTCACATTTCTTCATGTAGATCAGTGCTTTCTCCCGGATGTCAGCTTTTATGTAGTAATTGGCAACCATTGCATAAGTATTCCAGCCCACAGAGATGTGGGGTAGGCTCTCCATTTCCTTTAGAACTTCCTCCATGCCCTTAAGATCAGATCTTTTTCCATAGGAATCTATGATAATTCCATAGCTAAAATTGTCAGGGGAGATGCCATCCTTCTTCATTTCTGACAACACAATAGGGACTTTCTCAGGCTGGCCGTTGTTTGTATATAGGCACATGATGTTATTGTAGGCGAGGGGAATACAAGCAAATCCCATCTCTTTCATCTTCCGCATGTGGGAGAGGGACTTATCAACAAGGCCTTCTCTGACATAACAATTTAGAAGAGCCCCATAGATTTTGTCAATTTTGTCTTCATCACTCAAGTTTTTAACATAGCTCTCTGCAGAGTCCAGCCCACGAACTCTACCAATAAGATCTAACTGCACAGCCTGATCACCTGGTGAGAATGAGCAAAGTTTTGTGCGACTGACCCACTCAGAAACCTGCAGCAGAAGATTAAGTAATATGGTAAATTGAAACTACAGTAACTAATAACGAATTTCAGAGCTCCTAGAACCTGAACATGTCAAAGTTTGGTGATGaatcagaaaaagaaaataaaaaggagctCGGACACAAGCATTAAGCCAACTAGGCATATGGGTAAGAGTCCAGGTACCAAACAATAATTTAGGATAAAGTATTCCATTAAGTGGAATACAGTTTTCTCTCCTGATCTACAGGAGTTTTGCACTTTGCACCTGGAAATGCCTAAACTGACACATTGCATTCTCCAAATATAAAAAACTGATAATAGTATCTTCATCCAGGTTGgcatttaagatggatgaaaaATAGAGGAAACAGTCTTTTACCCTTCCATcaattaatcatatatacatatattcttCAAGAACAGTTTACATATGCTTGATGactaatcttttctttttaagtcaACGAATAATTCTAATTTTGTCACAAATCAGAAAGAACCATCCCTCAAACTGACAAGGCATGGACCTTAAAAATGTATCTTGCACCACTGAAATCTAAGTGCATCttttttttgtgtatataaGTAAATCTAAGTGCATCCATCAGCTGGAAACAAGTCAGTCAGACATGTGCACATTTTTTATCAGCaaacaaatttttcttcttcagtCAGAAATATACACATTAATCCACTTCCTTATTTCACCTACACTTCTTCACTCCCtttacttttaatttatttaccaaAATCAAGTAGTTCTAAAATGTTGGGTTGGATATCCCTATTAGTTGTTGTCAGTAAATGATGCTCAAGCATGTACTTGTTTTGAGTTCCTGTAAGTTTTTATGAATTGATCACAGGCAGTTAGAGCACTTTTGTGTCTTGAGCTTATACTAAATGCGGTTAATCTAAATCTCATAACATGAACAGGTTATCAACCCGTAAAGCTCCACAGAGCTGTCGTATGCGGGTATTACTGGAATTTAAAAAACATctattttgttggttttttcCCTACTTCTCTAAtttcatcacaaaaattttacaatattatcAACTACAGTTCTTTTTACAATGAGTGtttaaactatattattttaattttaatttataaattctgACAAACCAATATCAAGCTTAAATAAAgatgtctatatagtaaatcATACCGTTGTGTGTGAATTTCCTAATCAGACATGAATGGggattaaaaaagagaaatgagctTTCCCTAGTAGACCTTAGAAAGGGCGAAATTTATTTCTTGCCTTAATTTCACTTCAGAAGGAACCATATTCCGATATGCCAATCACAAGAACGACTTTTCAATGATGTTCAAGCCAACaccatacaatttatttatgaCTTGCCTATTAACAAGTTCATGAACACTTGCTTGCTTCTCTAAATCCCAAACACGAATTATCAAGTTAAAAACCCAACTACAACTCATGAACCCATCATCCAAAAAGCAGTCCGGTGGCTTAAAGAAATATCATAGAAAACAATATTTGTCAATTAGTCTGACCTAGACCCACTAATTAGCTCAATAGGGGAGTTCCCCAGTTGCCCCAAAAGGCCAAAACCCAACCCACATAATATATCAAACCCATTTGTTCCTTTTCTATTCCTCTCTTTTCCCACCTtttctcaacaaccaaataGAGAGCCTTCTCAACCGTGAGTAATGCAAGTCTTTGCCTTAAGTAAAATAGCATTTCATCATTTAATGAAATCAAACCAGCATATCACAGAACACCCAGATTCTCTTTCCTTTTGCAAAAATTTCTCATCGGCCAGGGAAAATCCGAAGAATTTTCCATCGGGAAATGGCACAGACCCAGAATATGTTTCTTACATTTTCTCTCAACCAAACAGAgcattgtataaaaaataataataataataataaaaaataaaaaatccctcACCTCGAGAGCTTGCTTGTACCGCCTGCGAGCTCGGAGATCACGGACGATGCGCTGGAACTCGAGCTCCTTGACTTTGTTGCCTTCTTCCACCCACTGATCAAGAACTGGCGCTACGCTGAGTGAAGGGTCGCCCAGAGGACTGATTCTTGAGAAGAGGTTTCTTCTGCTACTATCATGCCTTGTCGTGCTGTAAGACCTTATTATCAAGATTGTGTTTTTTGTAAGGTTCATGGACCTGTTCAAGCTTGTGAGGAAAATCCTTAATGCCATGAAAGAGGTGCTTGAGAAGTGCTCTGAGAATTTGTGGGGTTTAACCGTTTCAGATTGCATGTCTGCTTGGCAAATACGAAGGGTTTAGCCAAGCAATTTTGAGGGAGGTTATATGCGTCTTTTTATCTAGTTGTGGGTGCGGTAATGAAACTAGTTTAccgatttctttttttttttttttaaatatcaatcaTGCATAtgttttatcaaaataataatttattttataatatataaatattttataatataatcatCACGtcaaatcataaaaatttataaaatattttttctagaaTAATCTACCTTTGTCCCTTAATTctaaaaaattctatatttcATTTGATTATATCTCCAATTTCTTATTAtaaaaatgcatttttatttttatgggaaaATCCTTGGTGGATGAAAAACAATGCATGCAAgaattgtgtaattttttaaaaaaaataaataaatatgagattcatgttgaaagaaaattaattttttaatagtaaattttactcttttttaaatgaGTACGCAATGATTGGGCTATTACATAATTGTCCATAGCATTTCTCAATAGTTAATTATGATATCTTCATCaaatataaatcttatttttcaattatttattacagtaaataaaatattacaaacaacTTGATATATTGTCCACAAATGTCATACTGTCTGAAAGTTTCGCTAGAAGGGCAGAAAAAAGGTCCGTCAAGAATCAAAAAACTCTATTCTCGGACATGAACGTCACTGCACGTCTTGATCGTTGTGGAATTAAGAGAACTGATTTGGGGAAGAAAATGTCTGCCCAAACCTCCAAGTCGAAGGAACGACATTTAAGAATTCTAATGTTTTCCCATCAACCAAAGTGAGCTTAAAAGACAATCTTTGGCCTCGAACGTCAAACCCACTTTGCCAGTTTGCACCCCAATTCCGATGCATGGGAATCCATGTTCTTGTCCTGGAGCCTCTTATCCATGCAGCCTTCGCATCACCACTACCACCAACGTTAGATATCATCACCATATTGAAATTTGATTGTCCCTTCAAGGTGAAACGCACTCCTCCACTCCGTTTGCACGACACCCTTCAACCCATAAACATCAGTACATGAGTGAATAAAACAATTGTGAATGATCAGCAATGTTAACCATCTTTAATTAAGATCATCatgatttttatcatttttaattagttgcaacgcacgaTTGATATGGCCgcatgttttattgtttttaccTTCTATATAGGACAGGGACAATGCCTTCATTGCCTTGTCGTGCAATGCGTAAGAAAGCAGGCATAGACATGTCAAAGTGTTGGTAAGGGGGATCACACCATCCTCCATTATTGTTGGGAGGGCAGAAATTGGTGGCGGTAATGGTCATAACGCGGTGGGGAAGGCACCACTTTGGGTCGAGCCTGTAGTTGCAGCTCAGTTGGTAGCAAGCGCCGCATGCTTCACCACCTCTGAAAAGTGTACTGCTAATGGCAGCCGTGTTCACTCCAAACCCAGCGTGGACTGTGTTATCATAGCCACAAGCTCCACCTGATGATCATAAAACCAATGGCATTAAGGATATTAAAGTGACATATATGCATGAATGCATGGTATCCAAATGACTAGCTAGCAAGATTAATGATCGACTCACGTACCAAGAGTTGTGGGGTTTTGATTGGATCCATAGAAAGTTGCATGGCCATTAAGCCAACCGTTACCTTCACTGTTGATGCCATCAAAACCTACACAAACAAGGAAGAAAACATACAAAAGAGAAACAGAAGGAATTTTGACAGAACCCATTTTGTTCTTCAAACAGATCGATCAGTATACATTCGAATTCTTGAAGAAAGTGCCTCCATTTATAGATTAGGAACGCGCTTGTCGGTGATTAATTATAATGAAGTCCTAGTATATACGTACGTACACTTTAAGATCATGATAAGAGCTTATTTTTCTGAAGAACGCGTTTCGTCACGTCCTAAAAGCAGGTGCATGTGATGGTTTGAGACAGATGCAGGCAACGGGAGATCAGCAAGTCAATGTGATGGCCTGTTATGTTTCCCGTCGGTGACTTCTAAGGTAAATGCTCGATTCCATGTTGGAAATAAAAATGctacatattattataaattaacttgACAAAAAAGGATAAAGTTCCCTcccatgttttctttttcttcagatCATGTTGTGTAGGAGACAGTTCACTGGATGcttccttaattaattaataggctttgttacatacagtcgtcaGATGCAGTTAACGTGCAGTCAGCTgtacaaaatgaataaaaaaaattataaattttttttttatattcagggagacctacataaattataaaaaattataaaaataattttttttttatataagtcttgtattaatttttttttacaatcaaCTACACACTAGCTATATCTGTCgactgtaaaaaatatttctcttaattaaTTGCGTGCGAATGTATAATATTGTCGGAACGAATTAATAAGAGGAGAATGCGTGGATATCACCGACTGGCGATTTAGATTGTACTATGTTTTCCGTACGTACTTCACAGTACATTAGCAAGCgcgtaatatttaatttttagaaaaatgaaagTTACAGTGTACGagctgtaattattttaaataaaatgaagatatttaaaatttatataaaaaattaattttttaataataataatttttttttaagtaactatataatatttatgtacttTATGATTGTATATATcgttattcttaattttatttaatagttttgTCAATTCTCATTGATTTCTTGTTTAAAAAATGTACGAGTGTAATCCGTtcagttttagacaaaatttagaaCCAAACCGATACGtatcagtttttttattttttaaaacagatTACACACCAATTACCATCCTAAATCGATATTTTGGTTTTATTGGTTTTTGATCCGGTTAGATTCGATTTTTCGGTTTAAACAtactctattatatattatataatataatatattatagtatataatactataatgataatatattgtagcatattataatatatagtgatatagtattcgtataactattaatatgcactatataatattaatataacaattaatacaataaacaaaataatataagattttaaaatttaatattatattaattaataatttatcatataatacaaaactattttatataaatatattatatataaaaattatatagaatagaaaaaattaaaatatatataaactagtccagtccagttttagaaaaagaaaaatcgaaatcAGACCGATTTTGACccgttttaataaaaataaaactggtaCCGGACCAAACTTAACTCGGGATTGGACCAATCCCATCGGTTTGGTTTGATCCGGTCCAATTTACAAGTTCACTGGTTTTTTTTTCACACccctagaaaaataaattttctaacaGAGTTGCACTTGTTAAATTTatcattcataaaataaaaggctatacatttttaaaaataccatactttttttaactcaaattatatattatattgaaaaaaaaaagtgtttgcATGGAAATAAACGTTTTAATTTTggcattatataattttttttttaaataatcactGCTTTCATTGCTTACATATTGTAAAGtttagtgtgtgtatatatataggacttGTTTGAAATATTGAATAGGGATTTTAGTAAGGCTCGTACGGGATTTAGTAAAGGATTTTAATTTCATTGCTTAACTCTAAGGTGTGTTTGTAATATAGTATTCCTCTGCAATATGTGAGGGTTATTAATAACATTTAGATAtccttcttttttaaaaacaaaaataaaaaaatatattaacattgaaaataatgttaaaaattattctaataattatttttaatgcaaGCAGTATTTTAGAACATCATGATAGGCCCAATGTCGTGGGTTTGGGCCAACTTCTCCTCCCTACTTGGACTCCTCAATCCTACCATAACCGCATGTGGATCATTGCCTCAATTGAGGAAAAATAAggttaaaaactaaattataacaaagtatttttataagaaatagaaagaacaaaatagaaatacggggaaaaaaaaaaaaaaaaatcttccttTAAAACTCTAACAAAGAGGGGAATTCTATTGCAGACATCTTGGCAAAATCTGGAGCTACTGGGCTTTCAGAAGCTTATTTTTTGCCAATACAGATGCCAAATGTTGTCTGGGGAGCATGTAAATAAATCCAGCTGGTCTACCAAAATTTAAGCATAAGGTTTAGGGCATGCTTAGGTAATGAGATAAGTTGGGAActatgtgaataataataaataatttgtgaatggtttgtaaatagaagtaaGATAATCTGAGAATAGTTGTGTTCCCAAACAAACCATGTGTCCAAACATGGCCTTAATCTTTATGTAGAGAATGTTAAATATGTATACATAGATACTTTTTCTTGTATTGGTTTTAAAATTCACgatttttcaaatctttgtTTTTCGATTTTGTAATTCCAAAGATTTGTTGTATAATATGATATTCCTCTAAAGGGAGAGTTATCAATATATTTTGGTTACtttctctctttaaaaaaaattattataaaagaaaaaaaaaacccattttgatCATTCTATTATAAAGCAAATGTTGAAATCGAAACATAGAACATTGGGACTTGCATTGTAGTTTCCAAATAGGGATTGTACATAGCATTGTTCGATTTAGAAAAGAGTAATGATAGACTTATTATTCTCTTACCactcatttgttattatttctattttgagTATTTGAGATCACCTACTTTATTTTATCaatactttttactattttatactactatttaatattttatcattattttttattattattcacatagTATGTGAGATCACTTTAATACTCAAACGAAACCTAAAACCATGTTAACTAGGAGCACGTTGGGAAGTCAAAACAACATACGGGTAAAACGAAAATGACTCAAATTTAAGGGATGCCGTTGAAATTGGAAAGGTGGAACTGGTCGTGAACGGTTTGGTCATATGCAAACATAGaacaagaggaaaaaaagaaacaggAACCGATCATAGTATGCGGTcaagtttgaaaaataagacATCAGATATAACAATGATGACAACCTGTGTTACATAACAAACAGCATTACCATGTTCCATTATCCATGGTTCTATTTTCTCCATTGGCGCATGCATCCACACATCCTTTACAAGATTCTAGTGGTCAGGATTAACGGAAAACAGCCTCATGCtcaggaaaagaaaattgaggaAGGCCAATTCTAGTGAAGCAGAGACTATTTGATTTCAGTATATAGGAAATACCGTATTGAGCTT
This Carya illinoinensis cultivar Pawnee chromosome 11, C.illinoinensisPawnee_v1, whole genome shotgun sequence DNA region includes the following protein-coding sequences:
- the LOC122282041 gene encoding vicilin-like seed storage protein At2g18540; the encoded protein is MGRDGNSALLEKRELPGGGGRGEEKAEAPSKRKSRRRREDSYSESDSDSREDRSRSRRKARESSESEGKRDGKNHAKLESRKRKSRSRYSSEEDSDSDSESDDSGSESEESGLDSDSKSENEGERRRRKRRERKKREEERERKRRRKEKEKRRRKEKEEEKKRKEKRKKKQKEKRERGKKGPVTNLWGKYGIIRETDMWTKRPEFTAWLAEVKQVNLESLPNWEEKQMFKAFMEDHNTATFPSKKYYNLDAYYRNKMEKEQKKGVKKFLQSERTVFNDEEQRRQELMREREKQKAEEVEALKRSMQSGMAQAMKEQAQLREEMAYQYKIGNFEAAAAIQRRLDPDVAM
- the LOC122282660 gene encoding expansin-A12 — its product is MGSVKIPSVSLLYVFFLVCVGFDGINSEGNGWLNGHATFYGSNQNPTTLGGACGYDNTVHAGFGVNTAAISSTLFRGGEACGACYQLSCNYRLDPKWCLPHRVMTITATNFCPPNNNGGWCDPPYQHFDMSMPAFLRIARQGNEGIVPVLYRRVSCKRSGGVRFTLKGQSNFNMVMISNVGGSGDAKAAWIRGSRTRTWIPMHRNWGANWQSGFDVRGQRLSFKLTLVDGKTLEFLNVVPSTWRFGQTFSSPNQFS
- the LOC122280446 gene encoding pentatricopeptide repeat-containing protein At4g21705, mitochondrial-like; translation: MQSETVKPHKFSEHFSSTSFMALRIFLTSLNRSMNLTKNTILIIRSYSTTRHDSSRRNLFSRISPLGDPSLSVAPVLDQWVEEGNKVKELEFQRIVRDLRARRRYKQALEVSEWVSRTKLCSFSPGDQAVQLDLIGRVRGLDSAESYVKNLSDEDKIDKIYGALLNCYVREGLVDKSLSHMRKMKEMGFACIPLAYNNIMCLYTNNGQPEKVPIVLSEMKKDGISPDNFSYGIIIDSYGKRSDLKGMEEVLKEMESLPHISVGWNTYAMVANYYIKADIREKALIYMKKCEEKVNKNALGYNHLISLYAHIGNKDEMMRLWSLEKSKCKKQVNRDYITMLGSLVKLGEFEETEKLLKEWESSCYCYDFRVPNVLLIGYCQKGLMEKAKAVLQDMVKKGKTPIPNSWAILAAGYVDNQNMEKAFECIKEALAVREENKGWRPKARVISSVLSWLSDRGDIEEVEAFLNSLKTVIPMDREMYHALIRAYIRGGKDVDGILEKMKADEIEENEETETILSSRQKKSKMADGY